The Saccopteryx leptura isolate mSacLep1 chromosome 2, mSacLep1_pri_phased_curated, whole genome shotgun sequence genome has a window encoding:
- the TMEM256 gene encoding transmembrane protein 256 gives MTGPGSAFRRLGALSGAGALGLASYGAHGAQFPDAYGKELFDKANKQHFFHSLALLGVPHCRKPLWAGFLLASGTTLFCTSFYYQALTGDPSIQTLAPVGGSILLLGWLALAL, from the exons ATGACGGGGCCAGGGTCTGCTTTCCGCCGCTTGGGCGCCTTGTCCGGAGCCGGGGCCTTGGGCTTGGCCTCCTACGGGGCACACG GCGCCCAGTTTCCGGATGCCTACGGGAAGGAG CTCTTTGACAAGGCCAACAAACAACACTTCTTTCACAGCCTGGCCCTGTTAGGGGTGCCACATTGCAGAAAGCCTCTCTGG GCCGGGTTTCTGCTAGCCTCCGGAACCACCTTGTTCTGCACCAGCTTTTACTACCAGGCTCTGACTGGAGACCCCAGCATCCAGACTTTGGCTCCTGTGGGAGGGAGCATTCTACTCTTGGGCTGGCTAGCCTTGGCTCTTTGA